GCGCAGGCCGCACCGGTCGGCGCCGGTAGCTACACCACCACCCCCGTCGGCCCGCTCCCCGGCGGCTGCGGGAACATCACCACCAACCCCCGGCAGTTCGCCACCGCCGACGCGCCGCCGGGGCCGGTGCCCACCAACGACTGGTGGTCCTCGCTGCTGTGGAAGCGCCTGAACTGCTCCTTCAGCGAGCCGCTGCACGCGCACCCGGTGTCGTACCAGCCCGTCACCGACGGGCTCGGCTTCTCGGCCACCTCGACGCCCACCATCACCGGCACCGCGACCGGCGTCGGCGAGTTCAAGTACCCCTACGTCGAGGACATCCGGGTCGGGGTGGCCGGGCTCGGGGCGCCCAACGTGCTGGTCGACGACTGGACGGACTGGACGGTCACCCCGTACTGGAGTGACGGGACGCGGACCCTGCGCGCCACTGTCGGCCACGGCCTGCCGATCGCGTACTTCCGCAGCAGCGGCGGTGACGCGGTGATCAACGCGACCGGCGGCAGCCCCACGGTCTGGTCGAACAGCGGCAGCAGCATCGGCTTCACCGTGCGCGGTCACGACTACGTGGCGTACGCGCCGACCGGCGCCGGCTGGACCGTCAGCGGCAGCCGGATCAGCTCCACCCTTGCCGGGCGGGGCTACTTCTCCGTCGCGCTGCTGCCGGCCACCAGCGACAGCACGGCCCGCGCCCAACTCGCCACCACCTACGGCCAGTACGCGCACGCCCACGTCACCGGCACCCGGGTCGGATACACGTACAACCAGGCGACCAGCCGGGTGGAGACCCGCTACACCTTCACCACCACCCCGCGCGAGGGCAGCGAGACGCGGACCGTGGTCAGCCTCTACCCGCACCAGTGGAAGGCCCTGACCGGCGCCACCCCGATCGCGCCGACCTACCCGTCGGCCCGGGGTCGGATGAAGGTGCTCACCGGGGTCGGCGAGTTCCGCACCACCATGCAGTTCCACGGCGTACTGCCGGAGGTGCCCGCCGTCGCCACCGGGGCCGGCGCCGACCTGACCACGCTGCAACAGCAGCTCGCGGCGGTCCGGGGCAACCCGATGGACCAGCGCGGCGGCGACACCTACTGGACGGGCAAGGGGCTCGGCCGGGCGGCCCGGATCGCCGAGATCGCCGACCAGGTCGGCGACACCGAGACCCGGAACTCGGCGCTGAACGCCATCCGGTCCACGCTCAACGACTGGCTCACCGCCTCGCCCGGCGAGACCGAGCGCCTCTTCTACTACGACGAGCGGTGGGGCACGCTGATCGGCTACCCCGCCTCGTACGGCTCCGACCAGGAGCTCAACGACCACCACTTCCACTACGGCTACTACATCGCCGCCGCCGCGACGCTGGCCAAGTTCGACCCGGCCTGGGCCCGCCCGGAGCAGTACGGCGGCATGATCGACCTGCTCATCCGGGATGCCAACAACTACGACCGGACGGACAGCCGCTTCCCGTACCTGCGCGACTACGACATCTACGCCGGGCACGACTGGGCCTCCGGGCACGGCGCGTTCGCCAGCGGCAACAACCAGGAGTCGTCGTCCGAGGGGATGAACTTCGCCAACGCCCTCATCCAGTGGGGCCAGGCCACCGGGAACACCGCCGTGCGCGACGCCGGCATCTTCATCTACACCACCCAGGCGGCGGCGATCCACGAGTACTGGTTCGACGTCGACAACGAGAACTTCCCCGAAGCGTTCGGGCACTCCAACGTCGGCATGGTCTGGGGCGACGGCGGTGCGTACGCCACCTGGTTCAGCGCCGAGCCGGAGATGATCCAGGGCATCAACCTGCTGCCGAACACCGGTGGCCACCTCTACCTCGGCTACCACCCGGACTACAACTCGATCAAGTACCAGGAGCTGGTCCGCAACAACGGTGGCGAGCCGACGGAGTGGCAGGACATCCACTGGCAGTTCCTGGCGCTCGGCGACGCCGACGCCGCACTGGCCAAGCTGCGGGCCAATCCCGGATACACCCCGGAGGAGGGCGAGAGCCGGGCACACACCTTCCACTGGATCCGCAACCTGGCCGCTCTCGGTCGGGTCGACACCGGGGTCACCGCCGATCACCCACTGGCGGCCGTCTTCCAGCGTGGCGGCGCCCGCACGTACGTGGCCAGCAACATCTCCGGCTCGCCGCTGACCGTACGCTTCTCCGACGGTACGCAGCTGGCCGTGGCGCCGGGGCGTACCGCCACCAGCGGCGCGCACACCTGGACCGGGGGCAGCGGCGGCGGGGGCGTCGAGCCGACCCCGACGCCGAGTCCCACCCCGACGCCGACGCCGACTCCCACGCCGACCCCCACTCCCACGCCGACGCCCACCGACCCGCCGTCCAGCGCGCCGGTGCGGTACCTGCTGTCGGGCGGCGGCCTGGGCGCGGCCGGCACCGCCGGCACCGCGACGGTGGCCGGTGCCGGGGGCGCCAACCAGGACGGCACGCCGAACAACCCGGTGGTGTTCACCGCGACCGGGCTCACCCTGGATCACAACGGCGCGCAGACCGCGTTCGACCTCTTCCTCGACGCCGGCCAGGCGGTCGGCAACGGGGTGCAGGCCCGGATCTCCTACGACCTGACCGGTGACGGCAGCTGGGAGCGGGTGGAGACGTACCGCTACTTCGCCACCGACCCGGTGCCGGGCTGGGAGCACTACACCGAGTCCGCCGGGCTGCACTCCAGCACCGGTTCCCTCGGCAACCTGCGCGGCGGCACCGTGCAGGTGCAGGTGTGGTCCGCCATCGGCACCAACCCCAGCACGCTCGGGGTCGGCGACCGCTCGGTGCTCCGGCTGCCGTACAGCTGATCGGTTTCCACCACCACCCGCGCCGCCGGTCGTATCCCGACCGGCGGCGCGGCCGCGTAGGTTCTTGGACCATGAGCGAGCGGGATCCCATCGCCGACCTGCGCCGGATCGCCTTCCTGCTGGAGCGGGCGAACGAGGCCACCTACCGGGTACGCGCCTTCCGCTCCGCGGCGACGGCGCTGGCCGCGCTGCCGAGCGAGGAGGTTGCCGAGCGGACCCGCGCCGGCAGGCTCACCGAGTTGGCCGGCGTGGGCGACGTCACCGCCCGCTGCGTGGCCGAGTCGCTGGCCGGCGAGGAGCCGGTCTACCTGCGCCGGTTGGTCGCCACCGAGGGCACCGACCTGGATGCCGAGGCCACCGGCCTGCGTACCGCCCTGCGGGGCGACTGCCACACCCACTCGGACTGGTCCGACGGCGGATCGCCGATCGAGGAGATGGCGCTGGCCGCGGTCGAACTGGGCCACGAGTACCTGGTGCTGACCGACCACTCGCCCCGACTCAAGGTCGCCCGCGGGCTCACCGCGGACCGGCTGCGCCGCCAACTCGACCAGGTGACACGGCTGAACGAGGCGCTACCGGAGGGGTTCCGCATTCTCACCGGCATCGAGGTGGACATCCTCGCCGATGGCTCGCTCGACCAGGAGGAGGAGTTGCTGGCCCGGCTGGACGTGGTGGTCGGGTCGGTGCACAGCGGCCTGCGCGACGACCGGGCGAGGATGACCCGCCGGATGCTGACCGCCATCGCCAACCCGCACGTGGACATCCTCGGGCACTGCACGGGCCGGATGGTGTCGTCCCGGCCGGCCGGCGTGACCGGGCCGGGCGACCGGGGCCATCGCGCCCGGACCCGCCCGGAGAGCGACTTCGACGCCGACGCGGTCTTCGCCGCCTGCGTGGAGCACCGCACCGCCGTGGAGATCAACTCGCGCCCGGATCGACAGGATCCGCCGAAGCGGTTGATCCGGCGGGCGCTGGAGGCCGGCTGCCTGTTCGCCATCAACACGGACGCGCACGCGCCGGGGCAGCTCGACTGGCAACGCTTCGGGTGTGAGCGCGCGGCCCGCTGCGGTGTCCCCGCCGACCGCGTGATCAACACCTGGACGGCCGGCGACCTGGTCGCCTGGACGCACGCCTGACTCCGGGTCAGCGGGCGGCGGGCGCGGCAGTGGCCGTCCGCTCCACACCGGCCACCACCGGTCGCCGTCGCCCGACCAGGCCCTGCGACACGGCGACGCCGAGCAGCACGATCAGCGCACCGACGGGCTGGTGCCA
This is a stretch of genomic DNA from Micromonospora sp. WMMD1082. It encodes these proteins:
- a CDS encoding glycosyl hydrolase; protein product: MRPPVPRRPHHRILAATAAATLVLGGLAVITATTAAQAAPVGAGSYTTTPVGPLPGGCGNITTNPRQFATADAPPGPVPTNDWWSSLLWKRLNCSFSEPLHAHPVSYQPVTDGLGFSATSTPTITGTATGVGEFKYPYVEDIRVGVAGLGAPNVLVDDWTDWTVTPYWSDGTRTLRATVGHGLPIAYFRSSGGDAVINATGGSPTVWSNSGSSIGFTVRGHDYVAYAPTGAGWTVSGSRISSTLAGRGYFSVALLPATSDSTARAQLATTYGQYAHAHVTGTRVGYTYNQATSRVETRYTFTTTPREGSETRTVVSLYPHQWKALTGATPIAPTYPSARGRMKVLTGVGEFRTTMQFHGVLPEVPAVATGAGADLTTLQQQLAAVRGNPMDQRGGDTYWTGKGLGRAARIAEIADQVGDTETRNSALNAIRSTLNDWLTASPGETERLFYYDERWGTLIGYPASYGSDQELNDHHFHYGYYIAAAATLAKFDPAWARPEQYGGMIDLLIRDANNYDRTDSRFPYLRDYDIYAGHDWASGHGAFASGNNQESSSEGMNFANALIQWGQATGNTAVRDAGIFIYTTQAAAIHEYWFDVDNENFPEAFGHSNVGMVWGDGGAYATWFSAEPEMIQGINLLPNTGGHLYLGYHPDYNSIKYQELVRNNGGEPTEWQDIHWQFLALGDADAALAKLRANPGYTPEEGESRAHTFHWIRNLAALGRVDTGVTADHPLAAVFQRGGARTYVASNISGSPLTVRFSDGTQLAVAPGRTATSGAHTWTGGSGGGGVEPTPTPSPTPTPTPTPTPTPTPTPTPTDPPSSAPVRYLLSGGGLGAAGTAGTATVAGAGGANQDGTPNNPVVFTATGLTLDHNGAQTAFDLFLDAGQAVGNGVQARISYDLTGDGSWERVETYRYFATDPVPGWEHYTESAGLHSSTGSLGNLRGGTVQVQVWSAIGTNPSTLGVGDRSVLRLPYS
- a CDS encoding PHP domain-containing protein, whose protein sequence is MSERDPIADLRRIAFLLERANEATYRVRAFRSAATALAALPSEEVAERTRAGRLTELAGVGDVTARCVAESLAGEEPVYLRRLVATEGTDLDAEATGLRTALRGDCHTHSDWSDGGSPIEEMALAAVELGHEYLVLTDHSPRLKVARGLTADRLRRQLDQVTRLNEALPEGFRILTGIEVDILADGSLDQEEELLARLDVVVGSVHSGLRDDRARMTRRMLTAIANPHVDILGHCTGRMVSSRPAGVTGPGDRGHRARTRPESDFDADAVFAACVEHRTAVEINSRPDRQDPPKRLIRRALEAGCLFAINTDAHAPGQLDWQRFGCERAARCGVPADRVINTWTAGDLVAWTHA